TCCTGCCACTATCCTGGTACGGTGATCCAGCTACTCGAGGCTCAGAAACCTTACGAGATAGCGCGGTATTTAGTCAAGGTTATTGACCAACTGATTGATGACATTGTTGACGTCTCCGAACCATCTGCGATCATTGACGCTCTTATGGAGTACCTTCCCAGTGTGAAGGACGATCCCCAACACAAAATACTTCGAAAAGGGTTTGAAACAATCGGACATGCCCTTGTCGTCATGAACGaacagaagatgaagcttcCCGAAGATACCCTAGAGCACATCGGGGAACTTGCAACTGATTCGTTGCAGCTCCAGTCTATGGGTGTGAAGCGGAGAATTATCGCAATGTGTGTCGAGCTGCGGGTAATGGTCTCCGATGACGATCGATACTGGAAGATTTTAGGGGGCGCCGACAAAGGCGTCCATGGCCTGTTGTTCTACTACAGGTCCAAGAATCGCGTTGACTGAAggggtttttgttttttcttttttcttttcttttttttttttttttggacctttttggttttttttggggggggggcGCTTTCGCGCctattcttatttttatttttaccGGGGGGAAAAGCTGGCGGGcgttttttgtttttcttttataattattgACCCCTCCGGCTGGTCCAAGGTGTTGGCGGACACCAGTCTGGCCGGAGGGGGTCTCgtgtactttttttttcttgactTGTTAGTCAATTTAACTGTGAATCAACTTCTACCCtgtttaataattaaatattgTAGACCTTTCTCCAAGGATGTCCCCGGGGGCCAATGGGGACAAGCACGACCTCGTCTTCCAGCAactcatcatcctcagcttcatcctcgtcctcatcgccagTGTGAGTGCCACAGGATGCGCTCGTAGAAGGAGACGGAGGATGCGTACGGACTGTTTCAGGCGATGGGGGAGTTGAGAATCGGAACCGCCTCGTCTCTGGGCTTGACGATAATCCGCCAATATGGTccgttggtgttgaagatggcgacACAGGAATGAGTGTGTCGGGCTTGACCACTCCTGTTAGGTTGAGCTCGGTGAGGCGACTGCTCGTATGGCTTTCCATGTTATCACCAAATGTTTGGTTTTGACATGACCTCTGGTTCTCTGTGTGGTGCTTCGTACCACCTGGCTCCTGTGTGCTGTTCGAGAGCTTGTCGCTGCGAAGGAGAACCCATGGTCTCGGGCGCTGTGGAGACCGCTCGCTATTCAATCTCTGGATGTCATGTTCCAAGTCGAAGTTTCCATTTTCGGTCGTTTTAGACAGCGGGGTCAGATTATTTGTCAAAAACGAGTTCGTTCTTTGTATAATGTTGGCAGATTGTTGCTGGTGGAGAGTTTGCCGTGGCTGTTTTAGGGCAAGCTTCTCGAAAGAGGGCGGGAGCGGGGCGTTCTTAGGGCACGGGGAACTCCCCAGTGTGAGGTCGGATACTGATAGATCCTGACAACCGTCAAGGTCGATCTGTTGTGGGCCTTCcttctcgccatcatcccTTTCGTTATCGAGTTTTCCTTTGTTGCGGAGGGTGAGCAATTTCGCCGGCGTAGTCAAGTCACGATTAAGTTCCTGGAATTCAGAACTGCTGCTGGTCGGCGATTCTCCGAGGCTGGCTGTAGACCCTTGTTTCACCGTGGAAGATGCTAGTTGAGGGCGGATGGTAGGAGGCTTGGTGGCCGTAGCGGTGGTGAAGGAGCAGGTGGAGGGCACTTTTGCTTGGTTGGACGTTAGACAGATGGCTTCGACGGGGTTAGGGCCAGGGCCTCCATCTAAACCAACCATTTTAGAAgacgctcctcctccattcTTGGAAGGTCGAGAACAACCAATTTCATTTCCCCAAGCCCCTGCAAACTTAGCCTCTATCTCTCGTTTGCGTAAAAATATCCTTGCAGCCGTGAGCTCAGACCTTTCGCAAGCAAAGAAGTTGACGTCTGGGTGGATGAGTCCGTCCAGCTTGCGGAATGCCTGGCGAGAAGCTTTCTGGAAACCGAGGTGCGGTGATTGGGTTTGGTTCCGAAGACTGTTGTCGATTTTCATAAATTCTCTCAATTGCTTTTCTCGCATGGCTTTCAGCACGGTGTCTTCCAATTTTTCTTGCTCCCGGCGAGATCTTATGAGCTCCTTAATTGCACTACTTTCCTCGGCGGTCAACCCGAGCATACGACATACGGTGGGGCGGCTGTAACGCTCGAGTAGATTTTCCAGTATTTCAGCTTGCATTCGGCATGAGAGATCGCTCCAGCTTGGGTCTCGTGGTCCTGTCGAAGAAGGCTGAGATTGGGAAGTTAGCGACGCCTCTTCTGACGACCACTCGTCGGAGTCAGAGTCAACGGAGCTTACCCCAGGAGCCTCGGATATTGCCCCATCCACATCAGTGTCTTCCATATCCAGAACCATAGCTTCATAAGCAGCGTACCCCATATTTACATCCAGATCCATAGCGTC
This region of Aspergillus puulaauensis MK2 DNA, chromosome 5, nearly complete sequence genomic DNA includes:
- a CDS encoding uncharacterized protein (COG:S;~EggNog:ENOG410PXUI); this encodes MKLRHTIRPPVRYSDEIVYSPGTSPRRMRKDNMVKNPQYIDYVPNQRPAAFPTRNFPRASPQNGNTEDGSGQNIQRNGRKGLESSCSLTDPGSHGRNSLHPGLEGVPADQLDNYIASNGDLNPTWVSNMAKMAAPGYNFPNDAMDLDVNMGYAAYEAMVLDMEDTDVDGAISEAPGVSSVDSDSDEWSSEEASLTSQSQPSSTGPRDPSWSDLSCRMQAEILENLLERYSRPTVCRMLGLTAEESSAIKELIRSRREQEKLEDTVLKAMREKQLREFMKIDNSLRNQTQSPHLGFQKASRQAFRKLDGLIHPDVNFFACERSELTAARIFLRKREIEAKFAGAWGNEIGCSRPSKNGGGASSKMVGLDGGPGPNPVEAICLTSNQAKVPSTCSFTTATATKPPTIRPQLASSTVKQGSTASLGESPTSSSSEFQELNRDLTTPAKLLTLRNKGKLDNERDDGEKEGPQQIDLDGCQDLSVSDLTLGSSPCPKNAPLPPSFEKLALKQPRQTLHQQQSANIIQRTNSFLTNNLTPLSKTTENGNFDLEHDIQRLNSERSPQRPRPWVLLRSDKLSNSTQEPGGTKHHTENQRSCQNQTFGDNMESHTSSRLTELNLTGVVKPDTLIPVSPSSTPTDHIGGLSSSPETRRFRFSTPPSPETVRTHPPSPSTSASCGTHTGDEDEDEAEDDELLEDEVVLVPIGPRGHPWRKVYNI